One window from the genome of Mucilaginibacter ginsenosidivorans encodes:
- a CDS encoding type II toxin-antitoxin system VapC family toxin yields the protein MRAKEKSNTRLYNLPDNVIYSLSTVTLFELYMGATSPEKEKSIQLLTSGLNVLAFNEEIALRSGHIYQELKRRNQVIEFRDIFIAATSLVHGLPLATLNKKHFERIEALVLI from the coding sequence TTGCGAGCTAAAGAAAAAAGCAACACCCGGCTTTACAATCTCCCGGATAATGTTATTTATAGCCTGTCAACCGTAACGTTATTTGAGCTTTATATGGGCGCAACATCGCCTGAAAAAGAAAAGAGCATCCAACTTTTGACAAGCGGGCTTAATGTTCTCGCGTTTAATGAGGAAATAGCCTTGCGATCAGGACATATATACCAGGAGTTGAAAAGGAGGAACCAGGTAATTGAATTTCGCGACATATTTATTGCTGCAACCTCCCTTGTTCATGGCCTGCCACTGGCAACTTTAAATAAGAAACATTTCGAACGAATTGAGGCGCTGGTACTTATATGA
- a CDS encoding serine hydrolase encodes MSRLKLTITLMAIFSLAITTARAQMAPAAIDSLVERTLKTFNVPGIAVAIVKDDKIVFEKGYGTRSLARGGKVDENTLFGIASNSKAFTAAAIGILSDEGKLKLDDKVTDYIPEFKLYDPWVTSEFTIRDLLTHRSGLGLGAGDLMDFPDSTNFTLKDVIHNLRYFKPVSSFRSKFDYDNQLYIVAGEVIARVSGMSWEDFIETRIMKPLGMTASRAAYQRISGNTNLVDAHAPVEGTVKTISRYVTTHADAAGGIYSSVAELSKWVIMQMNNGKYDDGKQLFSEKIHWEMWSPQTILPVPAYGYYSTHFAAYGLGWFLNDTKGYKEVSHTGGIDGMVTKVDLIPELKLGIIVLTNQQSGAAFSAIANQIKDSYLGLKGRDWIKVYADQVKGREGDADKVTAAAWKQVEARKKDGPKVDFAPYTGTYRDNWLGDVVLSQKDGRLWFTSKRSPKLTGEVLPYKANTFVIKWNIRSMDADAFVTFSLDEDGKPTGFKMKPISPATDFSYDFQDLDFSKVN; translated from the coding sequence ATGTCACGATTAAAACTTACCATCACCCTAATGGCAATCTTTTCCCTTGCCATTACAACCGCCAGGGCCCAAATGGCGCCAGCAGCTATCGACAGCCTGGTTGAAAGAACGCTCAAAACATTTAATGTCCCCGGCATAGCGGTAGCAATAGTTAAGGACGATAAGATCGTGTTTGAGAAGGGCTACGGCACCCGTTCGCTGGCAAGGGGCGGCAAGGTGGACGAGAATACGCTGTTCGGCATAGCCTCTAACAGCAAAGCTTTTACAGCAGCGGCTATCGGTATTTTGAGTGACGAAGGCAAATTAAAGCTGGACGACAAGGTGACTGATTATATCCCCGAATTCAAATTATACGACCCCTGGGTAACGTCAGAATTCACCATCCGCGACCTGCTGACACACCGCAGCGGGCTTGGTTTGGGGGCCGGCGACCTGATGGATTTTCCCGACTCGACGAATTTTACGCTGAAGGATGTTATCCATAACCTGCGCTATTTTAAGCCTGTTTCGAGTTTCCGCAGCAAGTTCGACTATGATAACCAGCTTTACATTGTGGCGGGCGAGGTGATCGCACGTGTGTCGGGCATGAGCTGGGAGGATTTTATCGAAACACGTATCATGAAACCGCTGGGTATGACCGCCAGCCGGGCCGCTTACCAGCGTATCAGCGGCAACACCAATTTGGTGGATGCCCATGCCCCGGTAGAAGGAACGGTTAAAACCATTTCGCGCTACGTAACCACCCACGCCGATGCTGCCGGAGGTATTTACTCGAGCGTCGCCGAACTGAGCAAGTGGGTGATCATGCAGATGAATAATGGCAAATACGACGATGGCAAACAGCTTTTCAGCGAAAAGATCCACTGGGAAATGTGGTCGCCGCAAACTATACTGCCGGTGCCTGCCTACGGGTATTACAGCACCCATTTTGCGGCTTATGGCCTGGGCTGGTTTTTGAATGATACCAAAGGCTATAAAGAAGTGAGCCACACCGGCGGTATCGACGGCATGGTAACCAAGGTAGACCTGATACCGGAACTGAAACTGGGGATTATTGTGCTGACCAACCAGCAGTCGGGCGCGGCATTCAGCGCAATTGCCAACCAGATCAAGGACAGCTATTTGGGCCTTAAGGGCCGGGATTGGATAAAAGTGTATGCCGACCAGGTAAAGGGTCGTGAAGGCGATGCCGATAAAGTAACCGCCGCAGCCTGGAAACAGGTGGAAGCACGCAAAAAGGATGGCCCAAAAGTCGACTTTGCACCTTACACGGGGACATACCGCGATAACTGGCTGGGCGACGTGGTGCTAAGCCAAAAAGACGGCAGGCTTTGGTTCACATCCAAACGTTCGCCCAAGCTAACCGGCGAAGTGCTGCCCTATAAAGCCAATACCTTCGTTATCAAATGGAACATCCGCAGTATGGACGCCGATGCATTTGTTACCTTCTCGCTGGATGAGGACGGCAAACCAACCGGGTTCAAAATGAAACCCATATCACCGGCAACTGATTTCAGCTATGATTTCCAGGACCTGGATTTTAGTAAGGTTAATTAG
- a CDS encoding methylmalonyl-CoA mutase family protein, giving the protein METLAPYHAKNKIRFVTAASLFDGHDATINIMRRILQSSGAEVIHLGHNRSVDEVVNCAIQEDVQGIALTSYQGGHIEYFKYMYDLLRERGAGHIKIFGGGGGVILPQEIKELQDYGIARIYSPDDGRTMGLQGMINDMLQQCDFATVTKLNGELKHLPEKDPKAIASLITLAERGLTPALSKGEGVDAGGKKILSFGEDLGEAPVLGITGTGGAGKSSLVDEFVRRFLMETDKTLAIISVDPSKRKTGGALLGDRIRMNSINSPRVYMRSLATRQANLALSKYVQESIDICKAAGYDLIIVETSGIGQSDTMITDYCDVSLYVMTPEFGAATQLEKIDMLDFADIVALNKFDKRGALDAIRDVRKQYKRNHQLFTAKDEELPVFGTMASQFNDPGMNNLFEALMKTIKAKTGADFIGTKYDVATLHWGESEKIFIIPPDRNRYLAEIVESSNTYNEWVNEQCKIAQQLYNIQGAIDALKENTPVETHNYASLQDISRHLESHLHPDCKQLLKEWPETMKQYKAENFIYKVRDKEIKQPLFYTSLSQLKIPKISLPKYEAWGDILRWLLTENVPGEFPYAAGVFPIKREGEDPTRMFAGEGGPERTNKRFHYVSLGQPAHRLSTAFDSVTLYGEDPHVRPDIYGKIGNSGVSIATLDDAKKLYSGFDLCNPSTSVSMTINGPAPMLLGYFMNAAIDQQCEKYIHEHKLEHLVEAKFKEVYDDKGLERPAYRLTPGPSPKERGEGLSFGENLNEAKEGRPRSFGYQTANTKIWETLKANSKSNRQNPTETENILWQLLRNNQTGFKIRRQHAIDGYIADFVCVPKGLVIEIDGGYHNLTSEEDKVRTEVLNGEGFDVIRFTNEEVLSNSQKVVRDIKETLGKRPDRIISPNTPSPLERAGVRQNCPRATPA; this is encoded by the coding sequence ATGGAAACCCTCGCGCCATACCACGCCAAAAATAAGATACGCTTTGTAACCGCAGCATCGCTGTTCGACGGGCACGATGCTACGATCAATATTATGCGTCGTATTTTACAATCGAGCGGTGCCGAGGTGATACACCTGGGGCACAACCGGTCGGTGGACGAGGTGGTGAACTGCGCCATACAGGAGGATGTGCAGGGCATTGCGCTGACATCGTACCAGGGCGGGCACATCGAATACTTTAAATACATGTATGACCTGCTGCGCGAACGCGGGGCCGGGCACATCAAAATATTTGGCGGCGGTGGCGGTGTGATACTGCCGCAGGAGATAAAAGAACTGCAGGATTATGGCATCGCCCGTATCTATTCGCCAGATGATGGTCGTACGATGGGTTTGCAGGGCATGATCAATGATATGCTGCAGCAATGCGATTTTGCGACGGTAACCAAACTGAATGGCGAGTTGAAGCATTTGCCCGAAAAAGATCCCAAGGCGATAGCGTCGCTGATAACGCTGGCGGAAAGGGGCCTCACCCCAGCCCTCTCCAAAGGAGAGGGGGTTGACGCGGGTGGTAAAAAAATCCTCTCCTTTGGAGAGGATTTAGGTGAGGCGCCAGTGCTGGGCATCACCGGTACCGGTGGTGCGGGAAAATCATCGTTAGTAGACGAGTTTGTTCGCCGGTTTTTGATGGAGACAGATAAAACACTGGCCATTATTTCAGTCGACCCTTCCAAACGAAAGACGGGTGGCGCTTTATTGGGCGACCGTATCCGGATGAACTCGATCAATAGTCCGCGGGTATATATGCGCTCGCTGGCTACACGGCAGGCCAACCTGGCTTTGTCCAAATATGTTCAGGAATCTATCGACATCTGTAAAGCTGCGGGTTACGACCTGATCATTGTCGAAACGTCGGGTATAGGGCAATCGGATACCATGATAACCGACTATTGCGATGTCTCACTTTACGTAATGACGCCGGAGTTTGGCGCAGCAACGCAACTGGAGAAGATAGACATGCTGGACTTTGCCGACATTGTGGCCCTTAACAAGTTCGACAAGCGCGGTGCATTGGATGCCATCCGCGATGTGCGCAAACAATACAAACGAAATCACCAGCTATTTACGGCTAAAGACGAAGAACTGCCCGTTTTCGGCACCATGGCCTCGCAATTCAACGACCCCGGCATGAACAATTTGTTCGAGGCGCTGATGAAAACTATCAAGGCGAAAACCGGTGCTGATTTTATCGGGACGAAATATGACGTGGCAACCCTGCATTGGGGCGAATCGGAAAAGATATTTATTATCCCGCCCGACCGGAACAGGTATTTGGCCGAGATTGTTGAAAGCAGCAATACCTATAATGAATGGGTGAATGAACAGTGCAAGATTGCGCAGCAGCTATATAATATTCAGGGGGCGATTGACGCGCTAAAAGAAAATACCCCTGTAGAGACGCATAATTATGCGTCTCTGCAAGATATTTCCAGGCACCTGGAAAGCCATCTGCACCCTGATTGCAAGCAGTTATTGAAAGAATGGCCGGAAACCATGAAACAGTATAAGGCGGAGAATTTCATATACAAGGTAAGGGACAAAGAGATCAAACAGCCTTTGTTTTATACCTCACTGTCTCAACTGAAGATCCCTAAAATATCCCTTCCAAAGTATGAGGCCTGGGGCGATATTTTACGCTGGCTGCTAACCGAAAATGTTCCGGGCGAGTTCCCTTATGCTGCAGGGGTGTTCCCTATTAAACGCGAAGGTGAGGACCCGACGCGTATGTTTGCCGGCGAGGGCGGTCCGGAACGGACGAATAAACGATTCCATTATGTTTCGCTGGGGCAACCGGCGCATAGGTTGTCAACTGCTTTTGATTCGGTAACTCTTTACGGCGAGGACCCGCATGTTCGCCCGGATATTTATGGAAAGATCGGCAACTCGGGTGTAAGCATTGCCACACTGGATGACGCGAAAAAGTTGTACTCGGGTTTCGACCTGTGTAACCCTTCCACCTCGGTATCCATGACCATTAATGGTCCTGCGCCGATGTTGCTGGGCTATTTTATGAATGCAGCTATCGACCAGCAATGCGAGAAATATATCCATGAGCATAAACTGGAGCATTTGGTGGAGGCGAAGTTCAAAGAGGTTTATGATGATAAAGGGCTGGAGCGACCAGCTTATCGCCTCACCCCCGGCCCCTCTCCAAAGGAGAGGGGGGAAGGTCTCTCCTTTGGAGAGAATTTAAATGAGGCAAAAGAAGGGAGGCCCAGGAGCTTTGGCTATCAGACTGCAAATACGAAAATATGGGAAACCTTAAAAGCTAACTCCAAATCAAACAGGCAAAATCCAACTGAAACTGAAAATATCTTATGGCAGCTATTGCGGAACAACCAAACAGGATTTAAGATAAGGAGGCAACATGCAATTGATGGCTATATTGCTGATTTTGTTTGTGTACCAAAAGGACTTGTTATAGAAATTGATGGTGGCTATCATAATTTGACTTCAGAAGAAGATAAGGTAAGAACCGAAGTGCTCAATGGCGAAGGGTTTGATGTGATCCGTTTCACAAACGAAGAAGTGTTGAGCAATTCACAAAAAGTAGTTCGGGATATAAAAGAAACATTAGGTAAGCGACCTGACAGGATAATCTCTCCCAACACCCCCTCTCCTTTGGAGAGGGCCGGGGTGAGGCAAAACTGCCCGCGGGCAACACCGGCTTAG
- a CDS encoding AraC family transcriptional regulator, producing the protein MAPQDLKIESYIPADSLKPFVKTFLVIESTRATVNKLLPDTSIVLAFRLGGKITDESAGNDRRLPASVITGLRRSPRFLSYADKTACLLVIFKEGGAAAIFKEPLHELFSKSVPLDDLVPRSQLQLIEEQMNAARDNKKRVAIAERFLLSGLHSGQPDMLVNRAMQKIKLVNGNIKVRGLAGDMAISLDAFEKRFRRVAGISPKQFADTVRMRHLIGQLSAPESLTRIALDAGYFDQAHFNKDFRSFTGVAPQQFFHASAWW; encoded by the coding sequence ATGGCCCCGCAAGACCTTAAAATAGAGTCTTATATTCCGGCTGACAGTTTAAAGCCGTTCGTCAAAACTTTCCTGGTTATTGAAAGTACCCGGGCGACGGTGAACAAACTTTTGCCGGACACGTCGATAGTCCTCGCTTTCCGGTTAGGCGGTAAAATAACCGATGAGTCGGCCGGGAATGACCGCCGTTTGCCAGCCTCGGTTATAACCGGGCTTCGCCGGTCGCCGCGGTTTTTATCTTACGCCGATAAAACGGCCTGCCTGCTAGTGATCTTTAAAGAAGGGGGTGCCGCGGCGATATTTAAAGAGCCATTGCACGAACTATTCAGCAAAAGTGTTCCGCTTGATGATCTGGTACCGCGCAGTCAATTGCAGTTGATAGAAGAGCAAATGAACGCGGCCCGCGATAATAAGAAAAGGGTAGCTATTGCGGAGCGCTTTTTGCTATCGGGGCTCCACAGCGGGCAGCCGGATATGTTGGTGAACCGCGCCATGCAAAAAATAAAGCTTGTCAATGGCAATATAAAGGTGAGGGGTCTTGCAGGCGACATGGCCATCAGTCTTGATGCTTTTGAGAAAAGGTTCAGGCGGGTAGCGGGGATATCGCCCAAGCAATTTGCCGATACTGTCAGGATGAGACACCTGATCGGCCAATTGTCGGCTCCGGAGAGCCTTACCCGCATCGCCCTTGATGCCGGATACTTCGACCAGGCGCATTTCAACAAAGATTTCCGCTCATTTACGGGTGTTGCCCCTCAGCAATTTTTCCACGCTTCGGCATGGTGGTAA
- a CDS encoding aldo/keto reductase: protein MKYKLLGRSGLKVSELCLGTMGFGTENGWGTDKAASFEIMDAYANAGGNFLDTANLYKNGTSEKIIGDYLSNQDRDYFVVATKYSLKDNLTNPNASGNNRKNMMRSVEESLKRLKTDFIDLFYLHIWDDITPIDEVLRGMDDLVRQGKVNYVGISDTPAWVVAQGNTLADLMGWSPMIALQIEYSLIQRTPERELIPMAKHFGMTVTPWAPLGGGALTGKYLRGEQGRIKPESKRLNDNAVAITKAVIAIADELGVSPGNVALKWTTQQGFQSIPIVGATKLSQLEDNLKTVDVTLTAEHLKKLNEASAIDLGFPGEFFREDAVKVNTFGGFYDKVEKRG, encoded by the coding sequence ATGAAATACAAACTCCTTGGCCGTTCGGGCCTCAAAGTTTCTGAACTATGCCTCGGCACCATGGGCTTCGGCACCGAAAACGGCTGGGGCACCGATAAAGCTGCCAGTTTTGAGATCATGGACGCTTATGCTAACGCAGGCGGAAATTTCCTCGACACAGCGAACCTTTACAAAAACGGCACCAGCGAAAAGATCATCGGCGATTACCTAAGCAACCAGGACAGGGATTACTTTGTGGTGGCTACCAAATATTCGCTGAAAGATAACCTGACCAACCCCAATGCATCGGGCAATAACCGTAAAAACATGATGCGCAGCGTAGAGGAAAGCCTGAAGCGACTGAAAACGGATTTCATCGACTTGTTTTACCTGCATATATGGGATGATATTACACCCATAGACGAGGTGCTGCGCGGAATGGACGACCTGGTAAGGCAGGGCAAGGTGAACTACGTGGGTATAAGCGACACGCCTGCCTGGGTTGTGGCGCAAGGCAATACTTTGGCCGACCTGATGGGCTGGAGCCCGATGATCGCACTGCAAATAGAATACAGCCTGATACAACGCACACCCGAACGCGAATTGATACCCATGGCCAAACATTTTGGCATGACGGTGACCCCCTGGGCGCCCCTGGGCGGTGGTGCGTTAACCGGCAAATACCTGCGCGGCGAGCAGGGCAGGATAAAACCCGAGAGTAAACGGTTGAACGATAACGCCGTTGCCATAACCAAAGCGGTGATAGCAATAGCTGACGAACTGGGCGTTTCACCCGGCAACGTCGCCCTTAAATGGACCACGCAGCAGGGCTTTCAAAGTATTCCTATCGTTGGCGCCACCAAACTGAGTCAACTGGAAGATAACCTGAAAACCGTTGATGTTACTTTAACTGCCGAACACCTCAAAAAACTGAATGAAGCCAGCGCTATCGATCTCGGCTTCCCCGGCGAATTCTTCCGCGAGGACGCGGTAAAGGTGAATACTTTCGGTGGCTTTTATGATAAGGTGGAGAAGAGAGGGTAA
- a CDS encoding antibiotic biosynthesis monooxygenase family protein: protein MQVVLIDRFVVPAAAKAEFLERANINRDFIKHLPGFVEDNAYEEAGETDSRIVTVAVWADEDAFKKARIAVTEEYKRQNFDVAELIKRLHIQMERGIYKRLER from the coding sequence ATGCAAGTAGTATTAATCGACCGCTTTGTTGTACCCGCAGCGGCCAAAGCAGAATTTTTAGAAAGAGCCAATATTAATCGTGATTTTATCAAACACCTGCCCGGTTTTGTTGAAGATAATGCCTACGAAGAAGCCGGCGAAACGGATTCCCGCATTGTAACGGTGGCCGTTTGGGCCGATGAAGACGCGTTCAAAAAAGCGAGAATAGCGGTGACTGAAGAATATAAACGTCAAAATTTTGACGTGGCCGAACTGATAAAAAGGCTGCATATCCAAATGGAGCGCGGCATATACAAAAGGCTTGAGCGATAA
- a CDS encoding TIGR01212 family radical SAM protein (This family includes YhcC from E. coli K-12, an uncharacterized radical SAM protein.) encodes MESLLQQGIKGYNNYGAWLREKYEGQRVFKVIVDGGFTCPNRDGSKGYGGCTYCNVDSFTPSVSRQEPNLREQVIKGMERAVKGNRADKFIIYFQPNTNTYAPAHYLKMLYDEALSVNTENIVGLSVGTRPDCIDAEKIALLESYTDRFDVDLEMGMESIYDDTLLQINRGCLHGDLVNALNLVKNSPLDICVHTIFGFPWETKEMMLKYADEINRFPQIKFVKFHHLHIVEGSVMGVRYKRDPFKLFTLPEYADFLCELLPLVRPDVVIQRLFGLSDMELLIAPNWGLKKSEIQHYIDKTIADRGVVQGSAL; translated from the coding sequence GTGGAATCATTACTACAACAAGGCATAAAGGGCTATAACAATTATGGGGCATGGCTGCGCGAGAAATACGAAGGGCAGCGCGTGTTCAAAGTTATTGTCGATGGCGGTTTCACCTGCCCCAACCGCGATGGCTCAAAAGGCTATGGCGGCTGCACCTATTGTAATGTAGATTCATTTACGCCAAGCGTATCGCGGCAGGAACCCAACCTGCGCGAGCAGGTGATCAAAGGGATGGAGCGCGCCGTTAAAGGCAACAGGGCCGATAAATTCATCATTTACTTTCAGCCCAATACTAATACTTACGCCCCGGCGCATTATTTAAAAATGCTGTACGATGAGGCATTGAGTGTCAATACAGAAAATATTGTCGGTCTGTCGGTAGGTACCCGTCCCGATTGTATCGACGCCGAAAAAATTGCCCTGCTCGAAAGTTATACGGATCGTTTCGACGTCGACCTGGAAATGGGTATGGAATCGATCTATGACGATACCTTATTGCAGATTAACCGCGGCTGCCTGCACGGCGATTTGGTGAATGCGCTTAACCTGGTTAAAAATAGTCCGCTTGATATTTGCGTACATACGATTTTTGGCTTCCCCTGGGAAACGAAGGAAATGATGCTGAAATATGCGGATGAGATCAACCGCTTTCCGCAGATCAAGTTTGTAAAATTCCACCATCTGCATATTGTGGAAGGCTCGGTAATGGGCGTCAGATACAAACGCGATCCGTTCAAATTATTCACCCTGCCCGAATATGCTGATTTTCTTTGCGAACTGTTACCCCTCGTCCGCCCGGACGTAGTGATACAGCGCCTTTTTGGCCTGTCGGATATGGAACTGCTTATTGCACCCAACTGGGGCCTTAAAAAATCGGAGATACAGCATTATATCGATAAAACCATTGCAGATCGGGGAGTGGTGCAGGGTTCTGCGCTTTGA
- a CDS encoding M15 family metallopeptidase, giving the protein MKGLTLIAFLSISSISLPSKACTTFQKTDTVPKAAQKLIQSYPGFITGFADNHLIFKDGNRMIWNDGVKNKTYQTLLDNPDLEDMFAQPYKAGTPKVSPAKSFDPGRIRNEAFFMKMYGASKQEVEGNLTTIIWCPKLIRQKIVVTRVNGVDKQLEAVSKELDEHPELKKYLGDIGGTFVWRNIAGTHRHSMHSFGMTIDINIKYSDYWQWTCKCTDENTSVVYQNRIPQVIVDIFEKHGFIWGGKWYHYDTMHFEYRPELLN; this is encoded by the coding sequence ATGAAAGGGCTGACCCTTATTGCCTTTCTATCCATCTCATCAATAAGTTTGCCATCAAAAGCCTGTACAACTTTTCAAAAAACCGACACCGTTCCGAAAGCAGCTCAAAAACTCATCCAATCCTATCCTGGTTTCATTACCGGCTTTGCAGACAATCACCTGATCTTTAAGGATGGCAACCGGATGATATGGAACGACGGCGTCAAAAACAAAACCTACCAAACCTTGCTCGATAACCCGGACCTGGAAGATATGTTTGCACAGCCTTACAAAGCCGGAACACCGAAAGTCTCCCCGGCGAAAAGCTTTGACCCCGGCCGGATCAGGAATGAGGCGTTTTTCATGAAGATGTATGGCGCTTCGAAGCAGGAGGTTGAGGGCAATCTGACCACGATCATATGGTGCCCAAAGTTGATCAGGCAGAAGATCGTGGTAACCAGGGTGAACGGCGTGGATAAACAATTGGAAGCGGTCTCAAAAGAGCTGGATGAACACCCGGAACTGAAAAAATATCTGGGCGATATCGGCGGAACGTTTGTTTGGCGCAACATAGCCGGAACGCACCGCCACAGCATGCACAGCTTTGGGATGACGATAGACATCAACATTAAATATTCCGATTACTGGCAGTGGACCTGTAAGTGTACCGACGAAAATACCAGCGTTGTATACCAAAACCGGATTCCGCAAGTTATAGTAGATATATTCGAAAAGCATGGCTTTATATGGGGCGGTAAATGGTACCATTACGACACCATGCATTTTGAATACCGGCCTGAACTATTAAACTAA
- a CDS encoding DUF4846 domain-containing protein, with product MRTFAAIVIIILFASFLPPDNVVTRFKTVPGFHRAEVKPGSFAAYLQSLPLKPRGAHCLTYNGNVAVTDDNTAAVLDISVGKHDLQQCADAVMRLRGEYLYSKKRYSEISFHFVSGFVCDYTHYANGYRYKDDHWVHLAQKDYSYETFMKYMELVFSYAGTPSLEKELKPVTNPAKLKAGDVFIHGGRPGHCFIVMDVAENDKHEKQFLLAQSFMPAQNIQVLQNAPGSYWFSMDKTPGIWYGELVKPAYLRRFD from the coding sequence ATGAGAACCTTCGCAGCCATCGTAATTATAATTCTGTTTGCATCCTTTCTGCCACCTGATAACGTGGTCACGCGTTTTAAAACGGTGCCGGGCTTTCACCGGGCAGAGGTAAAGCCCGGAAGTTTTGCGGCATACCTGCAAAGCCTGCCGCTGAAACCGCGGGGCGCACATTGCCTTACCTATAACGGCAACGTTGCCGTTACGGATGACAATACTGCAGCCGTACTGGACATAAGCGTGGGCAAACACGACCTGCAGCAATGCGCCGACGCCGTGATGCGCCTGCGCGGCGAATACCTGTATAGCAAGAAACGCTACAGCGAGATCAGCTTTCATTTTGTGAGCGGTTTTGTATGCGACTATACGCATTACGCCAATGGTTATCGCTACAAGGACGATCATTGGGTACATTTAGCCCAAAAAGACTACAGCTACGAAACTTTTATGAAGTATATGGAACTGGTGTTCTCCTACGCCGGAACACCATCACTTGAAAAAGAATTAAAGCCGGTTACCAATCCCGCCAAACTAAAAGCCGGCGATGTGTTCATTCACGGGGGCAGGCCGGGGCATTGCTTTATTGTGATGGACGTGGCCGAGAACGACAAGCATGAAAAGCAGTTCCTGCTGGCGCAAAGCTTTATGCCCGCACAAAATATACAGGTGCTGCAAAACGCGCCGGGGTCTTATTGGTTTAGTATGGATAAGACACCGGGTATTTGGTATGGGGAGTTAGTGAAGCCGGCGTATTTGAGACGGTTTGATTGA
- a CDS encoding methylmalonyl-CoA mutase family protein — protein MPPDVYQKIKAFAVSTVRGTVQADILKEDQAQNTCIFSTEFALRMMGDIQQYFIDQKVRNFYSVSISGYHIAEAGANPISQLAFTLSNGFTYVEYYLSRGMHIDDFAPNLSFFFSNGIDPEYSVIGRVARRIWAKAIKNKYKGNDRSQKLKYHIQTSGRSLHAQEIDFNDIRTTLQALYAIYDNCNSLHTNAYDEAITTPTEESVRRAMAIQLIINRELGLAKNENPLQGAFIIEELTDLVEDAVLAEFKRINDRGGVLGAMETMYQRGKIQEESLYYETLKHTGEYPIVGVNTFLNKKGSPTITPSEVIRATEEEKQFQIAALKAFQERNADKAPALLKKLQQAAIAGDNIFETLMEVCKYCSLGQISHALYEVGGQYRRNM, from the coding sequence TTGCCGCCTGATGTTTATCAAAAGATAAAAGCGTTTGCCGTTTCAACCGTTCGCGGTACGGTGCAGGCGGATATATTGAAGGAGGACCAGGCGCAAAATACCTGCATCTTTTCTACCGAATTTGCCCTGCGGATGATGGGCGATATCCAGCAGTATTTTATCGATCAAAAGGTCCGGAATTTTTATTCAGTATCAATTTCGGGATATCATATTGCCGAAGCAGGGGCTAATCCTATTTCACAGCTGGCATTCACGCTGTCGAACGGATTCACTTATGTGGAGTATTACCTGAGCCGGGGCATGCATATCGATGATTTTGCGCCTAACCTCTCTTTCTTCTTTTCCAACGGCATCGACCCGGAATATTCGGTTATCGGTCGCGTTGCGCGCCGGATTTGGGCCAAAGCCATAAAAAATAAGTATAAGGGGAACGACCGTTCGCAAAAGCTGAAATACCATATCCAAACCAGCGGCCGTTCGCTGCATGCACAGGAGATCGACTTTAACGATATCCGCACCACGTTGCAGGCTCTGTACGCCATATACGACAACTGTAATTCGCTGCATACCAACGCCTATGACGAAGCCATAACCACGCCAACGGAAGAATCTGTTCGCCGGGCAATGGCCATACAATTGATCATCAACCGGGAACTGGGCCTGGCTAAAAACGAGAACCCTTTGCAGGGCGCCTTTATTATTGAGGAACTGACCGACCTGGTGGAAGATGCCGTATTAGCCGAATTCAAGCGTATTAACGACCGTGGCGGTGTGCTGGGCGCTATGGAAACCATGTACCAGCGCGGCAAGATACAGGAAGAGTCACTTTACTATGAGACCCTGAAACATACCGGCGAATACCCTATCGTCGGTGTTAATACTTTCCTGAATAAAAAGGGTTCGCCCACCATTACGCCGTCCGAGGTGATACGGGCCACCGAGGAGGAGAAGCAATTCCAGATAGCGGCGCTGAAAGCTTTTCAGGAACGCAATGCCGATAAGGCCCCTGCCCTGCTAAAAAAATTACAACAAGCCGCAATTGCCGGTGATAATATCTTCGAAACGCTGATGGAAGTATGTAAATATTGCTCGTTAGGGCAAATATCCCATGCCCTGTACGAAGTTGGGGGGCAGTATAGAAGGAATATGTAG